The following proteins come from a genomic window of Deltaproteobacteria bacterium:
- a CDS encoding SDR family NAD(P)-dependent oxidoreductase gives MTRRVLITGGAGFIGHHLARRMLSEGWAVTVIDNESTGRREDVPAECRYFKGDVRNTDDLREAFADAPDAVFHIAGQASNIKSFDRPQLDMDVNVIGTINVVEMCLLRRVPKLVYAGSMTAYGPMATLPVAEDAVLAPISYYGIGKMAAERFVLATALRRDLAAPFDATVFRMFNVYGPGQSLTNPYQGVLAIFIGHVLRGEPCVIHADGAQSRDFVYIDDVTRAWAAAATPGVASGEAVNLGSGQGIAVRDLVTHVCRVLGHDADAYPRTFEPRRPGDQDHTRADIRKAAAVLGWKPQVGFEEGLRRTIDWARNASEPVA, from the coding sequence ATGACGCGGCGCGTACTCATCACCGGCGGCGCGGGCTTCATTGGCCATCATCTCGCGCGGCGCATGCTCAGCGAGGGCTGGGCGGTGACGGTGATCGACAACGAGAGCACCGGTCGGCGCGAGGACGTCCCCGCCGAGTGCCGCTACTTCAAGGGCGACGTGCGAAACACCGACGACCTGCGCGAGGCGTTCGCGGACGCGCCGGACGCCGTTTTCCACATCGCCGGACAGGCGAGCAACATCAAGAGCTTCGATCGCCCGCAGCTCGACATGGACGTCAACGTGATCGGAACGATCAACGTCGTTGAGATGTGCCTGCTGCGTCGCGTGCCCAAGCTCGTGTACGCGGGTTCGATGACCGCGTACGGGCCGATGGCGACGCTGCCCGTGGCGGAAGACGCGGTGCTTGCGCCGATTTCCTACTACGGCATCGGCAAGATGGCGGCGGAGCGATTCGTGCTCGCCACCGCCTTGCGTCGCGATCTCGCCGCGCCCTTCGACGCGACCGTGTTTCGCATGTTCAACGTGTACGGTCCGGGCCAAAGCCTGACCAATCCTTACCAAGGTGTGCTGGCGATTTTCATCGGCCATGTGCTGCGTGGCGAGCCGTGCGTGATCCATGCCGACGGCGCGCAGTCGCGCGACTTCGTCTATATCGACGACGTGACCCGCGCGTGGGCCGCGGCGGCGACGCCGGGTGTGGCTTCGGGCGAGGCGGTCAACCTGGGCTCGGGGCAGGGCATCGCCGTGCGCGATCTGGTCACGCATGTCTGCCGCGTTCTCGGTCATGACGCGGATGCGTATCCGCGAACATTCGAACCGCGTCGACCGGGGGATCAGGATCATACGCGGGCCGACATCCGCAAAGCCGCCGCCGTGCTCGGATGGAAGCCGCAGGTGGGCTTTGAAGAAGGCCTGCGGCGAACGATCGACTGGGCTCGAAACGCCTCGGAACCCGTCGCCTGA
- a CDS encoding radical SAM protein, protein MTDSPREGAPDTRRDRAPDILLFSPPPWLVSGPPLGLAALSAFLRAEGWGVRVLDGNAKTYRRSSSAYHKLWLWDYSAFWEDAERVERAFGDVLRALAEDAAAIGAPVVGVNVVHRKEAAAAIFLRRLRELQPDVLVFVGGPGAGWRESRDHMRHVAANLIDGFVVGEGEITCHELLSRIGRGESPDNLPGFVTGDESGESRFRPGPFLTDMGRLPVPDFGDFDMTEYDIDSLVVEWNRGCVARCTYCSINEYWNAFRFKSAEAVATELETLATRHGIRRFTVVDPMVNGNPDHLERVCDAIIARGISVEWSAGFSPNKTVSAEVFRKLRAAGCWKLEFGVDSGSDRILKKMGKRYRADAAGQMIDDAHNAGIEVMLYLIVGFPGETDETVDETIAWLRRHARAIDMVRSVSSLTIEDGTAVERRAELFGIDELDRSDTHWRDDWSAGEDTPAIRAARVERVLATIRELGITIESELVADGSALAAGPDAWADTVVDEEFLRNHERQRQAHGGSMMCSSFPGGQADVQERA, encoded by the coding sequence GTGACGGATTCGCCGCGCGAAGGCGCGCCCGACACGCGGCGCGACCGGGCGCCGGACATCTTGCTCTTCTCGCCGCCGCCGTGGCTGGTCTCAGGGCCGCCGCTGGGTCTGGCGGCGTTGTCGGCGTTTCTGCGCGCCGAGGGGTGGGGCGTTCGCGTTCTGGACGGAAATGCCAAGACCTATCGGCGCAGTTCCTCCGCTTATCACAAGCTGTGGCTGTGGGATTACAGCGCGTTTTGGGAGGACGCCGAGCGCGTCGAGCGAGCGTTCGGCGATGTGCTGCGCGCACTTGCGGAGGATGCGGCGGCGATCGGTGCGCCGGTCGTGGGTGTCAACGTGGTGCACCGCAAGGAGGCCGCCGCGGCGATCTTTCTGCGCCGGTTGCGCGAGTTGCAGCCCGACGTTCTTGTGTTCGTCGGCGGCCCCGGCGCGGGCTGGCGGGAATCGCGCGACCATATGCGTCACGTCGCCGCGAACCTGATTGACGGCTTCGTGGTGGGCGAGGGCGAGATCACGTGTCACGAACTGCTGTCGCGCATCGGCCGGGGAGAATCGCCCGACAACCTGCCGGGATTCGTGACCGGCGACGAATCGGGCGAGAGCCGATTTCGCCCCGGACCGTTTCTGACCGATATGGGTCGGCTTCCCGTGCCCGACTTCGGCGACTTTGACATGACCGAGTACGATATCGATTCGCTCGTCGTCGAGTGGAATCGGGGGTGCGTCGCGCGGTGCACCTATTGCAGCATCAATGAATACTGGAACGCGTTCCGCTTCAAGTCGGCGGAGGCGGTCGCCACGGAGTTGGAGACGCTCGCCACGCGGCACGGCATTCGGCGTTTCACCGTGGTCGATCCCATGGTGAACGGGAATCCCGACCATTTGGAACGCGTTTGCGACGCCATCATCGCGCGCGGCATATCCGTCGAGTGGTCCGCGGGGTTTTCGCCCAACAAGACCGTGTCGGCCGAGGTGTTCCGCAAATTGCGCGCCGCCGGGTGCTGGAAGCTCGAATTCGGCGTCGATTCCGGTTCGGACCGCATCCTGAAGAAGATGGGAAAACGATATCGGGCCGACGCCGCCGGACAAATGATTGACGACGCTCATAACGCCGGAATCGAGGTCATGCTCTATTTGATCGTCGGATTCCCCGGCGAGACCGACGAAACGGTGGACGAAACCATCGCCTGGCTTCGCCGCCACGCGCGCGCCATCGATATGGTGCGCTCGGTGTCGAGCCTGACGATCGAAGACGGGACAGCCGTGGAACGCCGCGCGGAACTGTTCGGCATCGACGAACTCGACCGGTCGGACACGCATTGGCGTGACGACTGGAGCGCGGGCGAGGATACGCCGGCGATTCGCGCCGCCCGTGTCGAGCGCGTGCTTGCGACGATCCGCGAACTCGGGATCACGATCGAGTCGGAGCTCGTCGCCGACGGGTCGGCGTTGGCCGCGGGGCCGGACGCCTGGGCGGATACGGTGGTGGACGAGGAGTTTTTGCGCAATCACGAACGGCAGCGTCAGGCCCATGGCGGGTCCATGATGTGTTCGTCGTTCCCCGGCGGGCAGGCGGATGTTCAAGAACGCGCGTGA
- a CDS encoding carbamoyltransferase translates to MNILGISDNHGSGAALVRNGRLVAAVNEERIDREKNSLAFPWGAIDEVLRMEGLAPRDIDLVVVGSVFTPIFFLRLLRPFHQFIKRRASQFGLLFDLYIYYQILVRNSRLATRIETLLSRALFGRQFTKRGFACEIHLLDHHTAHAYSAFLTSPFEHATVITADAMGDGVSVTVGIAREGRIERIWAQDGRSAFNPYYSRVTELLGFVPNRHEGKVTGLAAYGDAEVLRSDFERAAHFRGPGFNSFRFWHPGLKHYGFFGRIGHYSRELIAAGCQRNLEVQMGAFVDHWVRKTGVPDVVLAGGIFENVKLNQRIHELDTVRAVYIFPNMSDGGLGAGAALAFGANRPRPVDTMYLGPAYDRDRIERAAAASGLVVERPEDRPDHVADLLAAGHVIARFDGAMEYGPRALGNRSILYRPDDPKVNDWLNERLRRTEFMPFAPVVRRERAADCFVGVDGAEFTARFMNICFDCTDLMKRLCPGVVHVDGTARPQILTREENPAYYDLLQRFEEKTGLPALINTSFNMHEEPIVMTPEDAVRAFVAARLPYLVLGHLVVKGIA, encoded by the coding sequence ATGAATATCCTGGGAATCTCGGACAACCACGGATCGGGGGCGGCCCTGGTTCGAAACGGGCGTCTCGTCGCGGCCGTCAACGAGGAGCGCATCGATCGCGAGAAAAACTCGCTGGCGTTCCCGTGGGGCGCCATCGACGAGGTCCTGCGCATGGAAGGGCTCGCGCCGCGAGACATCGACCTCGTCGTCGTCGGCAGCGTGTTCACGCCGATCTTTTTTCTGCGGCTGCTTCGGCCTTTTCATCAGTTCATCAAGCGGCGCGCCAGCCAGTTCGGCCTGCTCTTCGATCTGTACATCTACTACCAGATTCTGGTCCGCAACTCGCGGCTCGCCACGCGGATCGAAACGCTCCTGTCCCGCGCGCTCTTCGGTCGGCAGTTCACCAAGCGCGGTTTCGCGTGCGAGATCCACCTGCTCGACCACCACACCGCGCATGCGTACTCGGCCTTTCTCACGTCGCCGTTCGAACACGCGACGGTCATCACGGCCGACGCGATGGGCGACGGAGTTTCGGTCACCGTCGGAATTGCGCGCGAGGGGCGCATCGAGCGGATCTGGGCACAGGACGGACGCAGCGCGTTCAACCCGTACTACTCGCGCGTGACCGAGCTGCTCGGCTTTGTTCCGAATCGCCACGAGGGCAAAGTGACGGGCCTTGCAGCCTACGGCGACGCCGAGGTGCTTAGGTCCGACTTCGAGCGCGCCGCGCACTTTCGTGGGCCGGGCTTCAATTCCTTCCGTTTCTGGCATCCCGGTTTGAAACACTACGGATTCTTTGGGAGAATCGGGCATTATTCACGGGAATTGATCGCCGCCGGCTGCCAGAGGAACCTCGAGGTTCAGATGGGCGCGTTTGTGGACCACTGGGTCCGCAAGACGGGTGTGCCCGATGTCGTGCTCGCGGGCGGGATCTTCGAGAACGTCAAGCTCAATCAGCGCATCCACGAACTCGACACGGTGCGCGCCGTGTACATCTTCCCCAATATGTCGGACGGCGGGCTCGGCGCGGGCGCGGCGCTGGCGTTCGGCGCGAATCGCCCGCGCCCCGTGGATACGATGTACCTCGGCCCCGCCTACGATCGCGACCGTATCGAACGCGCGGCGGCGGCGTCGGGACTTGTCGTTGAACGGCCCGAAGACCGGCCGGATCACGTCGCCGATCTGCTCGCGGCCGGTCATGTGATCGCGCGATTCGACGGGGCGATGGAGTATGGTCCGCGCGCTCTGGGCAACCGGAGCATTCTCTACCGCCCCGACGACCCGAAGGTGAACGACTGGCTGAACGAGCGGCTGCGCCGGACGGAGTTTATGCCGTTCGCGCCGGTGGTGCGGCGGGAACGCGCGGCGGATTGCTTCGTCGGCGTCGACGGTGCCGAGTTCACGGCGCGCTTCATGAACATCTGTTTTGACTGCACGGACCTGATGAAACGCCTGTGCCCGGGTGTCGTGCACGTGGACGGCACGGCGCGCCCGCAGATTCTGACGCGCGAGGAAAACCCCGCTTACTACGACCTGCTGCAGCGGTTCGAGGAGAAGACGGGGTTGCCCGCGCTCATCAACACGAGCTTCAACATGCACGAGGAACCGATCGTCATGACGCCGGAAGACGCCGTGCGCGCATTCGTCGCCGCGCGGTTGCCTTATCTGGTGCTCGGCCACCTCGTGGTGAAAGGGATCGCGTGA